TTCCATCGCAAGCATTTTAAGCTTTATCCAGATTTTTGGTGGAGCATCTTTCCCCTATTGATATTGTTGGGTATTACTTATTTTGTGCTTCCTTTGGCCCAGTGGTTAATTTGGCTTCTCAGTAATTTTTGTTCTTGCTTTTGGGCGATCACCATCTGCCATTGGTTTGCAAAAAAATTCAAAGGACACACAGGTGATACCTATGGCGCCACAGTGGAATGGACAGAGGTTTTTTCTCTAATCAGTGCGTCTCTATTCGCGAACTGGTTGTAGACGAGTCACCTTCAAAGAAAAATTTCCACTACCCGTCTCACCAAAAGCCCTTACTCGCACAGTATATTTTCCAGGTTCGTTAATTCGAACAAACAGTAACGAGTTTGTTGTGCCATCTGGAGCATCGTCGTTTTCTGCAATGGTCGAGCCATCTTCCGTAAGCAGTTGTACAATTGTATCAAAATCATTTGAAATCAAGTCAATGGCAACTTGATCCCCAGCCTGGAGATTAACAACATAATCGCGAGCAAACCCACCTTCTCCTGTGGGGATATCACGCTCAGAGAGGCGTTCATTAATTTCTTGTCCTGAGCGAATGCTAACAGGTCGGTACATCTCTTCATTGGCGATCGCCCGACTAGTAGTAGCAAGTACAGCCAAACATCCAAACACACAACTCCAGTAGATTCGCTTCATCCAATTACCTAACTATTTATTCAAATTCTACTTCTACATAATAGGTAAAGAGAAAAAATAAAGCCCTCTACCAGTAAAGGGAGGGCTTGCAAGAAAAATAAAGAAGAAGAATAAGGTATTCAGTTTTAAATAAGAGAGAAGCTTGGCATTGGACTATTTTCCCGGCAGGCTACCCCACAGGTATCGTCGCCGCTATAGCGTTTCACATCTGAGTTCGGGATGGAATCAGTGTGGTTCCACTATGCTAGAAACACCAAGCAGTGGTGTGTATTCACACCCTCAAGACTGTACAAAATCTCTATTAGTTTATCGAAAT
The nucleotide sequence above comes from [Synechococcus] sp. NIES-970. Encoded proteins:
- a CDS encoding hypothetical protein (bacterial pre-peptidase C-terminal domain family protein) — its product is MKRIYWSCVFGCLAVLATTSRAIANEEMYRPVSIRSGQEINERLSERDIPTGEGGFARDYVVNLQAGDQVAIDLISNDFDTIVQLLTEDGSTIAENDDAPDGTTNSLLFVRINEPGKYTVRVRAFGETGSGNFSLKVTRLQPVRE